Within Primulina tabacum isolate GXHZ01 chromosome 5, ASM2559414v2, whole genome shotgun sequence, the genomic segment cTCAAGAAAATGTTGACCAAGTAAAAAAAAACCCTACATTTGTTTCAATAATTACGGGGATTTAGCAAATTTCAATCaaatttattagagattttgttaacatttaaattgttaaatcccTCTTTTATTAATATACAACAGCGATTTATTATATTTGAGTTACCGGtggtataatttttaaaatttattgaaattaGAATTAAGCggtgataattttaaaattctcaTTAGATATCTAACAGTAATAGGACTCCTTAATTTGTGGTGTACATTAAAAGTTTGCAAACTGTAAAAAATCTAGCTATTTTATcaatctttattcgtgagacgggtcaactctgatcatatatagaaaaaatatttttttaaatctaaataaatatatgtctcataaaattgatttgTCAGATCGTCTCACATGAGTTTGTATGTATTAATTGACAAATAAGATTTTCGCCCCGAAATTGGAGCACATTGTCCCGGAAGGGAGTAGCGGAAATTCGGAGTCGGCgaaattttttacaatttataatttttatctacaatataataatattattataactATGACATTTTTAatactaattacatgcacaTTATTCATCCCCTTTTTTCCtgcaaatcaaactcgattaaTTAATACGAGAGAAAGGGACACGAATCTaatgggttttttttaaaaataatatatttttaaaacttatttattaaaatataacagATTCTAAaacattatgaaaatatgacaATCCGGAGTTTGAAGTTCCGGATTTTTCGGTCAGAATCCGGGACAGACCGACACGGATTCTAAGAAtccgattttaatttttttttaagaaaaagaaatcggcgacggtttaaccaaaaccgtcgctatccGCGACGGTTTATTAAACTGTCGCCGTTTGCGACGATTGcaccaaaaaccgtcgctaatttccaaaattaaaaaaaaaaatttaagaaatgttcTTTCCtaaacaataataaaataactttatttcccaaataatatttcatactattgaatcaaaaaatttattattgtttgagaattttaattgttttgggATTTAGAAGTTGCGGTAACTTTTTTTAACCGTtgctatttgcgacggtttaaccaaaaaccgtcgttaattcccaaaatttaaaaaaaaattaagaaatgtTATTTCCtaaacaataataaaataatgttaTTTCCCAAACAATATTTCATACAATTGAATCAAAGAATTTATTATTGTTTGAGAATCTTAATTGTTTTGGGATTTAGAAGTTGCGGTAACTTTTTTTAACATTGTTGAAATTAAACAAATTAAGATTTTCATGTTCCTcttaaaatatgaaaacaattatttatagctagaaaaaaatttacaatttttttaacattttttaaacatttcattgTTAAGTTACGGTAAATTTAAAcaattacattatttatactaatgacaataatttaaatatatttatttatagtaATTAAATTTAGATAATAATAGTATTAATTGTGTACTAATTTTTACATCCatgtttaaacaaaattttaattcaatatagaatataaatatattatgatattaattatttaactaatcGTTTATATTGAGATTAATATTTGGAGTATTAgtataatcaaaatatttgtaGTTATTCATATTACAAACATTATCagaaataatatacaaaaaCCAATTCAATATAGAAAGAAAAACAGAGATTCGAATTAGATTCGGCGCAATTCTCCCAAATTCTGATactcaacacaattctcaaaaatcaaatttcgaaTTACTGAGACTCGGCGCAATTCCCTCAAATTCTGTTATGCGACAGAAAactatcaaatcaaattaagAATTCCGTTAAGCACACGATCGACGCAATTTATAAGGGAAAGAGAATCACTGAAtttttataacaaaaaaaaaaagacacggaccgaaaaaaaaaaactgctcAAGAAGAATGCCGAAACCGAAAAGTTGAGCTGAAGGATGGGATGAATTCGCCAAATACTCGGTGCAATTTATAGGCATGAAATTGTGTCACGCATTCAAATGAATATGTGACGGGTTCCGGTTAGAATGACAAAAAATCCGTGccgtagcgacggtttttggttAAATCGTCGCAAATAGCGACCGTCGCGGATAGCGACCGTCGCggatagcgacggttttgtttAAACCGTCTccgatttcttttttttttaaaaaaaaattaaaatcggaTTCTTAGAATCCGTGTCAGTCTGTCCCGGATTCACCGGATTCTGACCGGAACAGTGAATCCGGAACTTCAAACTCCGGATtgtcatattttcataatgttttaaaatatgttatattttaataaataagttttaaaaatatattattttttaaaaaaaccccgaatctaatatatatatatatatatatatatatatatatattagattcggggtttttttaaaaaataatatatttttaaaacttatttattaaaatataacatattttaaaacattatgaaaatatgacaatccggtatatatatatataaattttggaTAAATATTATGTGGATGGATTTGGAATGTTTCAAGATTTTTAAATGGAAAGTGTGTGGTATTGTCATAGAACAAGCGTTTGCTTCGTGTTCCAATCATTTCAGTGTTCCGAATCCCAAGTTGTCCCAAATTCAAATTATTGTCAAGTATCCAAATCATAATAGCTGTCACGCTTTCAATATTCATTAATCAGTGAATcgttcatttaaataaatttttaaaagccATAGCTTGTAGTAAACATATTTGTCCAAAAGTAACGTTATATATACAACTaaatttgtataatattttttatacaaatttcttttatcataatttcgtgataaatttaatataaatctcacgaaataataacaaaatttcacgatataattgttgtaaatatcagtatacgatattttagtTGTAACTTTAACATTATTTTTTACCAAAATAGAAAATAGTTGGTTTTAAttggattttgatttttttagggGAGAAGAGAAGTTTAAGTTGAATCTCGAAATTGAAATCTTGTCCTCAATTTAAGATCTTGATGCCAACTACAAATTATCGACTTTAtgtcacttgtttttccttAATGACGCATGAAATGAAGCATTACAAATTCACTCCAACATGgatttatttcaaattctctcataaaatatttcatcgTATCCAAATCTTTTTATCCAAACATAaccttattttttattataaatatctaAAAACAGCTTAACATggtaataaataatttatcgtcaatatattaaaacatactaataaaagcttgaataaaaaaaacatttgtaGAATATTTTTCCAAATAAGATTAGTTGGCCGACATTTCAATCCGGTGATTTTGCGCATATACGTTAAATTGTCAAGTCGAGAATTGACAATGTATAAATTGATATTTCATCTATTCTCTACGCATAATAAAtgataggcaaaaacttgtgtgagacgactattttgatctcttatttggatcatccataaaaaaatatttttttatgctaaaattattactttttattgtgaatatcggtaggttgacccgtctcacagataaagattcgtaagaccgtctcacaagagacctactctaaatcATATTGTTATTAACTTCTGCGAGAagaaatataaataaatgaaaaactTACAAAGCTagctaaaaaataattaaatattttgaaatcttATCGCTTAACGCAACTAATGATGGCACATAATAACGATAAGcgtaaatttaaaataataataataataacgatAAGCGAAGATCGTCATATATTTTCATgatgattatattaattttcaaatttaatacaACCATTACTCGGCTATATTTATTCATTAATTTAAACATGGTGAAATTTAAAAACTAAGATTTTACACGATTTGGtgcattaattaataatttgagTAAATAAGAGGGTAtcacaaattatatattaattaattttttggtgGTTGCTGGAATTGCTGATACAAAGCTGCAAGCCTGTTGTAAGCATCCATTGTCATTAGCTGCAACCACAGATTATCCAACGAAAGATGTTAAAGAAtatttctcaaaaataaaaaaacataattatatataattttaaggaattctaaaaCATCGTATAATTTTATCACTTCTGCTTCATACTttctatatatttaaataataataccTGCGACTGCCATGCCATGAACATAGATAACGGATCTGTCATCACAGAAGCAGGTCCCGGCAATCGCTCCCCTGCAGGATTATCCCACGGTGCCGCCACGGGCATAAAGGAGGCAGGAAGGGGCGGGATTCCAGCCCCCGGCCGCCCCATGGCATTCATGTCCATGATCCCCATCCCCATCCCCATGCACATAGGGTTAATCATAGACATTTGAAGGTGCTGATGCTGATGCATGGCTGCTAATGGCAACATATTCATGTGTGGCATGTTCATCCTCATGACCTGAACTTGCAACTGCATTTGTTTCACATATTCTATCACTTCATCCAACATTGAAGATTTATCTGTCTGAAAATTAATATATGTtgttaatattcaaaatttaataaagTATGTGCAGGAATAACATGTCGAAATGAGACCACAACTTGATAAAAGTTtgaatttaaaacatcatatattaaaaattaacaGCATTCAAAATCTAATATCAGAGATAGAGATAGAGATAGGGTAAGGACCAAAGGTGACCACAACTATTGTGAAGTGAATGAACTGAACGTTTTCCCACAATCCAGGGGGGTGGCATGTGAAAAATctgtaataaataaataatttatgtgggagcaaattaaattttataacaatAATTTGTCATCGCAACAAACAACCCTTTTTTGTCTGTTTTCTCTGTAACAAGATTAACTATGTGTGGACTACAATCAATGGAACCAGAACCATCGCAACCTCTGTGTAAATGTGATGCATTCAATCTTTGGACCACatttcatatcatcatgtctAGATAAATTATAACATGTCGTACAACATATTACGACAAAATAAAAAAGATAAGAAGATAAAATTGAAGTTTAATATCATGTGTAGTAAGAGGTAGTGTTTGCAATAAACAGACACTAATAATTTTTCGatttcaattaaattaaataataaccaACGAAAAATTTGGGCAAGAAACAaacaaaaatgattttttaaagccaaatccaataataattttttttaatgaatacaAACAATCAAGTTGTGAGAGTTGACACACgacaattataattttaaatgaattatatGAATACTTTCTAGGATAGATTCAAGAATCTAAATCAACGAGTCATCATAGAGTAtagataaaatttataaatttttcaagaaaagtactcgtgaaatttgaaaaatatgagGGAATAAATTGCCCATCGTGGAATTCTTCTggcatttaaatataataattaccTTGCTGGAATTTGGGACCAACTTCTGTAGCGTCTTCATCCTTTGATTTATCCTGTCCCTTCGTTTCTGAGAAATATAAACACGGCAcatgaataaattttttaaaaataagaaaagaaataacataaatatgttatatttttgtACTGCCCTACTCCTTTTTGTCatgaataaatttataaatatgttataaataaacataaatatgttataagatttaataaaaaataaaacaaagaaTAAACCTACACGTTCAGACTGGTTATGAATAGCAGCTGCCCTACTCCTTTTTGTTATGACTGGGGACTTTCCACTTCCTCTTTTCTTTCCCCCATAGTCACATTTATCCCTCTGCAATTTCTAAAGTTGAAGGGACaaaaaatcattatattttGGAAGAAttctgtattttttttaaaaattatttacatgacCAAGTTTTATCTGAATGTGtttgaattttaaatgatttgtaATAGATTCATGCAAAAACATAAtacaaaaactaagaaataatttaacgATTAATAtgaccatatatatatatttttagttgAGAAAAGCCTCGtcttctaagaaaatattacatttttaaaTGAcagaagtttttttttttggaaagacGAATGTAAAGGTTACATTtgttatataaaattatgagtTCGTTGATTTTAGTTTCAAATAcaagttttgaaaataatatacaCAAACATATTTGATTTTGAGAGCAGTTGCATAGTAGGATTTTCGAGGAAAAAGGAAATTCATCAAATTCCAAACGAGCTGTTCATTTGATTTTAAGAGCATTTGCATCGCTTATTAAAGGAAACAtagagtaaatttttttttttttttggagaaacAAAGTAGATTatatttacatatattaatattttgaaatatataattctttatattttgaaaaataaaaatcacaccctgttaagattggaacttggacctaatTCAGCTCCAAAAGCTAGTTCAAGGGGGAGGATTGTTCAAGTTCATATATATAACTCCAATGTTATTTATCCAACGACAATTAACACACCCCTCTAACGCCAAGGAATGAACATATGGACAGTGGaatttacaaatgacccaattatggtCAGAACGGGTGGCCTAATTATATGCAGTCACCCGAGCTTTGATATCAtattaagattggaacttggacctaactcaaccccaaaaacgAGCTGAAGGGCGAGGATTATCCAAGACTATATATATAACTCTCaagttatttatccaaccgagGTGAGACAATTAGCAGATCCTCTACTCTAATTCAATCAATCAAAGTACTTAAAACTTATTACCTGCCGCCTACTGTGACACACGGAGTCATGGTCATCGCCGGTGCACTTGCTGTATTCCTTACAGGAGCTGGTATTTTCCGGCGACTCCGTGGAGGGAGACGTGAACCCCTCCGCTACCAATTCCTTCTCGCAGGTATCAAGCGTCAACTGCCGGCTATCCCGCCCACATGTGGCGCTCTCGCTCGCGCTCCCGTTCGTGTCGTCACAGCCGCTGATGTCCACACGCGGTACGTGTTTCCCCCTCCCGACGTGGCCGTCCAAGGTGGCGGCGATGCCGCTGCAAGAACCCACCCTGGTGGAGCAGCCCAGCACGTGCGAGGAGGGGACCTGGTTATCGTTGCTGTTCAAGATGTTGATGTTATTGCATGGAACCAAGGCGTCCATAGCCATGGTGACGGAAGCGCTGGCCACAGGGTTGGCTATGGAGCGGCGTTGGTCAAACCTAGGGACGAGGTCGTCTCCGCTACCATCCGAGACGGACTTGGGATAGGGGAGGCGCGTGGCCTGGTTGACTATAGACTCTAATGTTCCGGTGCCGGCGCGTGGCTTGTCCCATGTATTGTACTTCGTAGGAGGCACGCGGGGAGGGCCTAAGCCATGCATGGCTAATTGCCCATTTTTCCAAGTCAATTCTGCCACTTCATAATCCAACCTGGGTGacaatttgaaattaaaatcaataattaatttcataaaatcagcaattaaaaacaaaaattatcaaATACCCTCGTAGCAAAATTAAATAACAAgatcataatttttaaaaaaaaaaaaaaattatgagcaATCGATCAATCGTACCCGGGCAGGGCGGAATTATCATCAAGATCCCAACTTGGTACACATTGATTCATCTCTTGAGGAGCAGTACGTGTTTTCCTtctctctatttttttttttcttgtgaaTTATTGAAGGAGATAAAGGATTCGAAAATTATACTGTACAAAAAGGAAACTTTTTTCCACTTTAATTCTGGGCATATAATATATGTGGGTGTGGATCTTTGATATTCAAGGGACATAGAGATGAGAAGAGTACAAATTTAGGGGAATGCATGTGTATGTGTATGTCTATATGTGGTCCTATGGATAGAAACTGAAAACCAGAAGAGAATCTGATCTATCAATACAAGAGtgttttttactttcttttttctttaccTTTTTTTTAAGGTCGAGACGCAACGCTCGAGTCAAATACCAAATATCAAAGtcaaataagaaaaatttttaattgtagttttatttttacaaaGTGATCAATGAATCACGCAGTTCATGGTTAATTTAGTTCCAATCACTATTTTCATGTAGGATGAGTTGCTATCTCCCCGAATTTAATTTCACGTGTATTAACTCTCGACACGTAGCTATAATATTATATCTCTgttccaaaaataaaaataaaaaaaaacacaatttttaataatttatttataatttttatctgCGCAGAAATATAATAATAAGCTAAAAACTAgtttttttaaggaaaaaaacataagtttttgccatcGGTTGGAAGTTAGTTCAGGATGCCTCCTCGTAAGCTACGAACTTTGGGCGAGTGATGAGCTCAGACCAGGGCGGAGCCACCCTTGGGATAGGGTGAGCTTTATCcccaactatttttttttttaatggtggttttaattttttaattttttttcagtctcccatatataatataaaatttaaaataaattatctcACAAACCATACATATTTAATGTCTATGTTATGAAATTATACAACTTTGAGGTAAAAATTAGAAAACTCTAAAATTAGGTCGAATTTTAGTTGTGATTAATTTGAGttgtaaataatattaaattatgatgTATATGAATTATTACCCTAAAAAGCTATTATTGTGTATTTTTGGAATAATAATCAATTTGTTGAAATGTTTGATAATTACTGATTTgcaattattatttgatttatattgtgaTTTTTTAGTTAGAATAACCGAAAATTGAACAATTATGAAATTCGAAaaataactattatttgaaaattttaagattCTCAGTCAATGAAGAAAAGAAAAACtatcaaattattttcaaatcaaaataaCTTACATCAATAAATAACAGGCAAACATCAATCACAATATATAAGTGAACAAAATACCAGTTTCAACTAAAATAATATATCGAActgaattaatttgaaaattcggTTCCGTTTTTGTAAGAAACTTCggtttaaatcttttaaatatcgGTTAATTTGGTTCGGTTTcggtttttaatataaaattttggttACCCGAACAAACCaaacttttattaaaaaattttaatattattaaactttCTAATAAAGTTTGTAAGGATCTAAATATTACAAATtcctaataaaatttatttcaaaatagaactagacttaaaaatatttttttaataaataaaatttaaatttatttaatcaattttaacattacatttttttcatttaaaacttgatttttaaaaaaaatatataaatttttggtTCAATAACAGATTTATTCGGTTTTCATAGTAAATTTTGGTtgattcgattttttttttttaaaaaaattggttaattcgatttaaaaaaaaattgtttggtTTTAACCGAACCTATATTCGCCTAACATGAGACGGAGCCAGCTACAAATATTTATGAATCATAGTTCCGTCCTTTGCACGAACAATAATTAAgaaagtaaaataaatataagatTCTCCTGACTAAATATTCATTTTAGTAGGTTTTCCCATTCCCACACATTAATGGCAAtgtttctcattgaattttcgATGTAAGGTTGTAATCGTAAAGCATGAAAGTAATTTACATACAACCATTTTATAGTGTTCAATTACAAAAAGGAGttattttcaaaagaaaaacatttACAAAAAGGAGTTGTACTTTAGAGCTCCATCGTTAATCATTTTTTCTTCGGTTAGTTaatctcttttctttttttttttttttttggccttTGAGCTTAGCGTCGCAAATGCACTTTAACATCCAGAAAcccgattttaaaaaaaattataaaactttCAACCTTATCGACCTACTTCAATATTTAAATCTAAtgtttatcttaaataaataaataatataatctaATTTAATTAACTTTTAACCCTATTACTTCTTACAATTGTTTTTGGAGACAATTTTAAGCTTGATGAATTGATTTGAGCTACAAATTTTAGAATATACGATCATGGCCTCCTCCAAAATAGAATACATCACTTTGTTAAgtcatttttttatcaatttaatttgtcGATTATTGACGAAgttcatataataaaatattcttttCGGAACTTCAAAACTCATAAAGGGAGAAGAAATAAAACTatggtgttttttttttaatatgctCCACTGTTATATTTGATATAGATACGGATTGAAGAAATTTCAGGggaaaaaagagagagagaaattGGAGTTAAAAAGTGACACGTGATTGAAGAATTTGGCGCCAAGTGGGAACGAAAATCGAGTGCGGTAACCTCAAGTGATTTGCGCGTGGGGAATCGAAACTTTGGAAGCTACGCAAAATTTAGGACACGCGTTGGAGGaatctattctattttataaggacaagaagaaaacttTTTCCGCCAACTTTAATCTTAACgtgataataatattatatttttgtttttttttaaaaaaatttcaatacacaatt encodes:
- the LOC142546828 gene encoding transcription factor UNE10-like isoform X2, with the translated sequence MNQCVPSWDLDDNSALPGLDYEVAELTWKNGQLAMHGLGPPRVPPTKYNTWDKPRAGTGTLESIVNQATRLPYPKSVSDGSGDDLVPRFDQRRSIANPVASASVTMAMDALVPCNNINILNSNDNQVPSSHVLGCSTRVGSCSGIAATLDGHVGRGKHVPRVDISGCDDTNGSASESATCGRDSRQLTLDTCEKELVAEGFTSPSTESPENTSSCKEYSKCTGDDHDSVCHSRRQRDKCDYGGKKRGSGKSPVITKRSRAAAIHNQSERKRRDRINQRMKTLQKLVPNSSKTDKSSMLDEVIEYVKQMQLQVQVMRMNMPHMNMLPLAAMHQHQHLQMSMINPMCMGMGMGIMDMNAMGRPGAGIPPLPASFMPVAAPWDNPAGERLPGPASVMTDPLSMFMAWQSQLMTMDAYNRLAALYQQFQQPPKN
- the LOC142546828 gene encoding transcription factor UNE10-like isoform X1, with protein sequence MNQCVPSWDLDDNSALPGLDYEVAELTWKNGQLAMHGLGPPRVPPTKYNTWDKPRAGTGTLESIVNQATRLPYPKSVSDGSGDDLVPRFDQRRSIANPVASASVTMAMDALVPCNNINILNSNDNQVPSSHVLGCSTRVGSCSGIAATLDGHVGRGKHVPRVDISGCDDTNGSASESATCGRDSRQLTLDTCEKELVAEGFTSPSTESPENTSSCKEYSKCTGDDHDSVCHSRRQKLQRDKCDYGGKKRGSGKSPVITKRSRAAAIHNQSERKRRDRINQRMKTLQKLVPNSSKTDKSSMLDEVIEYVKQMQLQVQVMRMNMPHMNMLPLAAMHQHQHLQMSMINPMCMGMGMGIMDMNAMGRPGAGIPPLPASFMPVAAPWDNPAGERLPGPASVMTDPLSMFMAWQSQLMTMDAYNRLAALYQQFQQPPKN